CTTTTGGGAATTCCTCACGATTTAGTCTGGAGACATCCTTTCCCTGGTCCAGGTATTGCCATTCGTGTTCTAGGTGAAGTTACTAAGGAGCAAGTTGAAATAGCAAGAAAAGCCGATAACATTTACATCGAAGAGATCAAGAAAGCTGGTCTGTACAACCAAATTTCTCAAGCTTTTGCTTGTTTGTTGCCCGTTAAATCTGTTGGTGTAATGGGTGACCAAAGAACATACGACCAAGTTATCGCTTTGAGAGCTATTGAAACTACGGATTTCATGACTGCTGACTGGTTTCCTTTTGAACAcagtttcttgaagaaggttGCCTCAAGAATTGTCAATGAAGTCGATGGTGTCGCTAGAGTAACCTACGATATCACTTCTAAGCCTCCTGCCACCGTTGAATGGGAATGATTGATCCCTCTTTTTGGgccttttttctctatatataatataaatACAATTCATCCCCGCTCAAATGTTAGGGCccattttttgtataataataacaaaaaaaagacaagcAAAACgtcaaggaagaaaaaactctacgttctttttatcttatGCATGCGTACACACTCCTGCTCATATATATAGTCTACAAGAGCATACTATTTAAAAGACCAAAATTGACTCAAATGCATTTGAATGGTCAATCCTACAGCTTTTACCACTTAAATTCGTGATTTCAACATGTGGAAAATTTAGATAGCCCTTTTTCAGAGGAATTAAATAAACCTGAAGCTCCATTTGTCTCTCTTTTATTGCACAGCGTTTTTGCCCATGAATTAACCATTCATTACTACTcaatatttcaaagatatatTCTCCATCCTTTATGATATCTAGTCCCCATTGTTCACTGAGATTTTCCACAAGTACAGCATAGGAAATTGGACTTCCTATATTAACCATAACGTCATGGGGCGTATCACCTCCAGCGTTTGTTGACTTGAATTGTACACAGAAGAATTGTTCAAAACCTGGTAATTGTACTGGAACAGTCAATTGTTTCGGTACCAGATTCCTCACATACTCATCTATGTCAGTATTACATACTGTGATTCCCCTGCTTACTTTATTCAGACATGTTAACATCTTATCGAGAACCGTCTTTTCAATCGATAGTTTTAGTAAACTTGACTTAATCTTATTCAGGTCTACCGAAGCCTTCGTTAATCCAATTATTCTATTCTCTTTAAATGTATCATAATCATATTTTAACTTTTTGAGGATCTCGAATTCCCAAAAcgttttccatttttcaaacttaaCAAACCATTCCACATCACCTTCAATAAGCACACTGTCTGTAATAAAGCAATCTAACTGCTCTTTCAATGTATTATACCTGACCTTCAGGCTGAAAACGTCTTTCGAATCGAAATTACCATTGGCTGTTATTTGATAGAAATTAATAAAACTCTCATTTCCATCAAAGGTAATTAGTTCAGGTGTCGTGGTGATATAGTCACCACCTATTTTGTAATCATCTCGTGTATCTGGAGCAGATAATTGTGAGCTGTACAAAATTACCGGTTCTTCCCTTGTGGAAGAGtttaaaagaaatttgaaaaaaaatatatcttttttgaaaatgtctTCCACCGAAACTGATAGTTGTAAATAACACTCGACATGGACCTTTTTAATCTCGCTAAAGACACCTTGttcgttttctttggtGAACGACGATCTGACTGTTAAATCGAAAGAAGTTATTTGATCCAACAAGTAGTATTCTAGTCTGGTGCTCTCGAACAAGTTATTAAATCTCTTCCTTACTTGAATTTCGTCCATGGAGAAACTAATGGGTGCATTTTTCACGTTATcgccatttttttgcacTTCAATCTCGACTTGCAATGACTTCAAGGCATCAGAGCACACACTCGTCACCTCAAGCGCGTACTCTCCCAAGTTCAAGTCATGTGCTTGCTTCACCTGAACCTTAGTGTTTTCCTTGAAGTATATTTCTGGAATCACAATAATCTCATCTTGAGTTCCTGAGAAATCTTTCACAAAAGTAATTCCCCCGACAGTAATCTCGAAagacaaaggaaaaaattcaccGTACATGATGTTTTTACACTCCAGTATTGGTTCGTTTTGacctttcttcaaaagaacaCTACCAGCTTCAAACACTATTAGGTCTTCCCTTACATTTTTCAGAGTCAATTTCATGGTCTTTGTATTGATATCCTCAGGGAATCCATAATTTGTTAAGCGAACCTTGATCCCATTAACATTTGCTCTTGTGAGATGAACTTTAGGAATATAAATTACTTCAAACAAACCATCCAAAGGATAAAGTAGGTCAACACTATTCTTTATTTGTAAATCCATGAACTTTTTCCACCAGAGTTCCttatctttatcatttttgcaCAGCTTAAGGATATTCAGAAATGCATTACTTAGAATTGTTGATGCAGAAATCGATTctccatcaattactaaGATATTTAACTCGGGGCAATGGCTTAAAGAATCAATAAAGACTTGCAATATTTTGAAACCGATGTTATTCCAGTTCGTTTGAGTGTAATATTCATAACATGAGAGGAAGAGCGAAACAGCTTGCCcgtattcttttttttgatagtGAAGAAATCCAATTTCAATGGATAAAATATCCACTATCCTTTGGCGCTTTCCTTTACATTTGCTAAAAAGGGAAAGGGCTTCCTTAGTAAGATTAAGgaagttttcttgaaagacCATTTCATCAGAAAACGTTTCCTTTAGTTGATCGAATTTATATGGTACATCAGTACTAGGGTAAGATATGTGCATTAGTTTGTAATTAGTTGTCGCCATAACACCTTGCATCCAGTTGTCGCGTTTTAACATCAACAATTCGGCTCTAACCTCACAAAATATCGGATTTGAATCATTTTCAGTTGGAAAATATGCTAACATggaattcaagaaataatgCTTGAATTCCAGTAATATCACAGACTTTTTATACTCTATTGAGATGGATTCAACAAAGTTCTTAATTAAGTGATATGCACCCACAAACGCTGTTAGTGTCCGTTCTTCTAGT
The window above is part of the Saccharomyces kudriavzevii IFO 1802 strain IFO1802 genome assembly, chromosome: 13 genome. Proteins encoded here:
- the TRS130 gene encoding transport protein particle complex II subunit TRS130 (similar to Saccharomyces cerevisiae TRS130 (YMR218C); ancestral locus Anc_8.735), which gives rise to MGTEVYCGSVPVSYFDPFDLFESLKPEFQHILPLDNIHWKAFDGTVRTVNKLPIELIPEDRGDGDKTSNEQPFIRFLIVNCISIDQYRAKVRPLVRQWLPNLESVSPSTGEKPIYKPIILLYANSEVVDSNLFKSVSLMEKFGKDFPHIQTLEVRSVYRSPKDRQDFWNQFSQQIKASVLGIFQQRLTHLQLLLTNLRKGNDFEEQLLTREKLYELYVAFNILEDANLELQKIKNQILHRNMNMPDGKLQVPFDSSCESDESLGSILIEGTLDKFQLHKYFFIRRLRLLRLEERTLTAFVGAYHLIKNFVESISIEYKKSVILLEFKHYFLNSMLAYFPTENDSNPIFCEVRAELLMLKRDNWMQGVMATTNYKLMHISYPSTDVPYKFDQLKETFSDEMVFQENFLNLTKEALSLFSKCKGKRQRIVDILSIEIGFLHYQKKEYGQAVSLFLSCYEYYTQTNWNNIGFKILQVFIDSLSHCPELNILVIDGESISASTILSNAFLNILKLCKNDKDKELWWKKFMDLQIKNSVDLLYPLDGLFEVIYIPKVHLTRANVNGIKVRLTNYGFPEDINTKTMKLTLKNVREDLIVFEAGSVLLKKGQNEPILECKNIMYGEFFPLSFEITVGGITFVKDFSGTQDEIIVIPEIYFKENTKVQVKQAHDLNLGEYALEVTSVCSDALKSLQVEIEVQKNGDNVKNAPISFSMDEIQVRKRFNNLFESTRLEYYLLDQITSFDLTVRSSFTKENEQGVFSEIKKVHVECYLQLSVSVEDIFKKDIFFFKFLLNSSTREEPVILYSSQLSAPDTRDDYKIGGDYITTTPELITFDGNESFINFYQITANGNFDSKDVFSLKVRYNTLKEQLDCFITDSVLIEGDVEWFVKFEKWKTFWEFEILKKLKYDYDTFKENRIIGLTKASVDLNKIKSSLLKLSIEKTVLDKMLTCLNKVSRGITVCNTDIDEYVRNLVPKQLTVPVQLPGFEQFFCVQFKSTNAGGDTPHDVMVNIGSPISYAVLVENLSEQWGLDIIKDGEYIFEILSSNEWLIHGQKRCAIKERQMELQVYLIPLKKGYLNFPHVEITNLSGKSCRIDHSNAFESILVF